The nucleotide sequence CGGCCCTCGCCGGTGGCTTCGGTGCGGTGTTCGGCGTTCCGGTGGCGGGGTTCGTCTTCGCACTCGAGGTCCAGAGCATCGGGCGCATGCGCTACGACGCCCTGGTTCCGGCGGTCGCCGCTTCGCTCGTCGGTGACCTCGTGGTGCGTGGCCTCGGCGTGAACCACACACCCGTCCCCGCGATCGCCGACATCGAGCTCTCGGCAGCCCTGGTGGGCAAGGTGGTCGTCGCTGGGCTCGCGTTCGGGCTGACAGCGCTGTTCTTCGCCGAACTCGCCCACGGCATCCGACGGGTCTTCTCCGTGTGGTCGGTGTGGCCACCCTTGCGGCCGTTCATCGGTGGGTTCGCGGTGATCGGGCTGACCTACCTGGTGGGCAACCGCGACTACAACGGGCTGTCGCTGCCGCTCGTCACCGCTTCGCTCGCCGGCGGTGCCGGGGTGGTCGCGTTCGCGTTCGGGTGGAAGTTCCTGTTCACCGCGGTGACGCTCGGCTCGGGATTCCAGGGCGGCGAGGTCACCCCGCTGTTCGTCATCGGGGCCACGCTCGGGGTCACGATGGGGCACGTCCTCGGGGTGGATCCGCAGTTGATGGCAGCCATCGGGCTCGTGGCCGTGTTCGCCGGTGCGGCCAACGTGCCCGTTGCCTGCGCGGTCATGGGTGCCGAGCTGTTCGGGACCGGGCCGTTCGTGCTCTTCGCCGTGGCCTGTGTCGTGTCCTACGTGTTCTCCTCGCACCGGGGGATCTACCCCTCGCAGCGAGTCAGCATCCCCAAGGCAGCCGACCTGCTCGGCCTGGACGACCCCGCTCCGGACACCACCGTGCAGAGCCTGGCTCAGCGCCGCCGGCACTGGCTGCCAGCGCAGCGGATGACGGCGAAGGGCAACGCCGCGGTGCGCGACGACGAAGCCGCAAACTGACACCCCGTCGTGTCGATGCAACCATGGGAGGTGATGACGGGTCCTGACGGCTAGCGGTCGACTGGGGAGGTGGTGCGGCAGTGGCACGATCCCAGGACGATCCCGTTGTCCCGATCGACCCGGATCTGGGGTTGGCCGCCGCACGCCCGGCGATCACCCGGCGCCACCGGCGCCGTCCCCATCAGCGCCCGGATGTCCTCGCCGCGATCGCCGCTGGTGGGGCGCTCGGCACGTGCGCTCGCTACGGGCTGGGCCGGCTCTTCCCCGTCCACGCCGGTGAGCTGCCGGCGGTCACGCTGGCCATCAACCTGTCGGGGTCCTTCGTGCTCGGGTTCATCCTCGTGCTGTTGATCGAGCGGTTCCC is from Rhabdothermincola sediminis and encodes:
- the crcB gene encoding fluoride efflux transporter CrcB, producing MARSQDDPVVPIDPDLGLAAARPAITRRHRRRPHQRPDVLAAIAAGGALGTCARYGLGRLFPVHAGELPAVTLAINLSGSFVLGFILVLLIERFPPSRYARPFLAIGLLGSFTTYSTFAVDSVRLIDDGHAVVAGSYVVASLLGGLVAAWLGILTGRLVPHRHHDRPGRKERP